The proteins below are encoded in one region of Nitrospira sp.:
- the pth gene encoding peptidyl-tRNA hydrolase translates to MHLIVGLGNPGADYAQTLHNAGCWVIERASARWSIKLHRKGVAVVGSGRLGSEAIELAACLDWMNVSGPPLKGLLRKFDLTPDHLILIHDDLDLEPGRLRLKQAGGHGGHNGIKSVIEALGTSQFVRVKIGIGRPAPGQDAADYVLEDVNQETLDQIEPCLDRAVDALECLIHRGVSVAMNQFNVRERESTEEE, encoded by the coding sequence GTGCACCTGATTGTTGGGCTGGGCAATCCGGGCGCCGATTATGCCCAGACTCTGCACAATGCCGGCTGCTGGGTGATCGAGCGGGCGTCGGCCCGGTGGTCGATCAAGCTTCATCGAAAGGGCGTCGCCGTCGTGGGCTCGGGACGACTCGGGTCCGAAGCGATCGAGCTTGCGGCGTGCCTCGATTGGATGAACGTGAGCGGGCCCCCGTTGAAGGGCTTGCTCCGCAAATTCGATCTTACTCCGGACCATCTCATCCTCATTCACGACGATCTCGATCTCGAGCCCGGCCGACTCCGCCTGAAGCAAGCCGGTGGGCACGGCGGTCACAACGGGATCAAGTCGGTCATCGAAGCCCTGGGAACGTCCCAGTTCGTGCGGGTGAAGATCGGCATCGGCCGGCCCGCGCCAGGCCAGGACGCGGCCGACTATGTCCTGGAGGACGTCAATCAGGAGACGCTCGACCAAATCGAACCGTGCTTGGACCGGGCCGTCGACGCGTTGGAATGCCTGATCCATCGGGGCGTGAGCGTCGCGATGAATCAGTTCAATGTGAGAGAACGCGAATCAACGGAAGAGGAGTAG